TGGCCCTCGGCGAGGCAGGCCATCAGGTGGTGGCGGATCTGGAACCATGCGCCCTGGTTCATCGGCTCCTCCTGGCACCAGACCACGTCGCGCGTCCGGCCGAGGCGCGCGAGCTCGCCGGCCAGGGCCTGCCGGGGGAAGGGGTAGAGCTGCTCGATCCTGAGGATCGCCACGCGCTCGGCGAGGCCGCGGCGCTCGCGCTCCTCGACCAGGTCGTAGTAGACCTTCCCGGCGCAGAGGATCACCCGCTCCGCCGCCTCCGCGCGCGGCCCGCCGGGCTCGGCGATCATCGTCCGGAAGCCGCCCTCCGCGAGCTCGGCGAGCGAGGAGACCGAGAGGCGGTGGCGCAGGATGCTCTTCGGCGTCATCACCACCAGCGGCTTGCGCACCCGCCGCAGCATCTGCCGGCGCAGCAGGTGGAACATCTGCGCCGGCGTGGTCGGCACGCACACCTGGACGTTCTCGAGGGCGCAGAGCTGCAGGAAGCGCTCGAGGCGGGCGGAGCTGTGCTCGGGGCCCTGGCCCTCGTA
Above is a window of Kiritimatiellia bacterium DNA encoding:
- the sucA gene encoding 2-oxoglutarate dehydrogenase E1 component (SucA; E1 component of the oxoglutarate dehydrogenase complex which catalyzes the formation of succinyl-CoA from 2-oxoglutarate; SucA catalyzes the reaction of 2-oxoglutarate with dihydrolipoamide succinyltransferase-lipoate to form dihydrolipoamide succinyltransferase-succinyldihydrolipoate and carbon dioxide); its protein translation is YEGQGPEHSSARLERFLQLCALENVQVCVPTTPAQMFHLLRRQMLRRVRKPLVVMTPKSILRHRLSVSSLAELAEGGFRTMIAEPGGPRAEAAERVILCAGKVYYDLVEERERRGLAERVAILRIEQLYPFPRQALAGELARLGRTRDVVWCQEEPMNQGAWFQIRHHLMACLAEG